The Rosa chinensis cultivar Old Blush chromosome 7, RchiOBHm-V2, whole genome shotgun sequence DNA segment ttcaagtggaggagcttaagtttcaagatgcttattctaaacttaTCTCCagtattggattcatggtgataccttttaatttcgagaatattgaagttgatggcttatcatgttttattcctactaatgatcgagctgcatacaactcgaggtcgagttcttttcaagtggaggagactgatgtaagacgagattttagccaatttcaacaaaaaatctcaaaaagaaagaagcgtcttcacattaagaagaatttgaatattgaaaattggtattcaaataggcttcttaatgatggaatcaatcataaattactcttttggatatatcaagattttcgagcaaaatcttgattgaGATTCCAAtcataatattctttagtatttaggattttatttctgatttttatttaatcaggtttaattaggtttcctagttttagtctacaataaattgttctttatgttttctagttgcattaggtttatgctattgtCCTATATAAgacacctcttagattgtaattttcattcaagttatcaataaaaatccaaatattagagaagtttctctatctttcttacggctgtgctcgtaattgctagtggattctagctcatctcatatggttttcgacgcttgacggagcatTTTACTATCGCGTTCACACTTCCCGCATCGGCTAGCTGGGTCTTTCTTGAGGAATTGATTTGCAGTATTTTATTTAGggataaatttcagtttagtatcctatggtttgggggtaacatcatatcagtccctgctctttcaatttgatcagcaacatccctgtgcttttaatttcaatcagccgtacccaaattttactgttccgtccaatttgaacgttaactttgactggattgacaaagtaaaatttggatggaacagtaaaatttgggcacggctgattgaaattgaaagtacaggggtgttgctgatcaaattgaaagagcatgGATTGACATGATGTTATCCCCAAACCACAGgatactaaactgaaattaatcctttatTTAGTTTAGTTTCTTTCAGTACCTCTTGGCCAGAAGATGCTTCTTATAATTTGTTGTTTTGGTTGAGTGTCAAGTACCTCCCAGATTATTTTTGTGACGGTCAATTTGGGACATGAGCTATATGTCATAAAGAATCTTAAAGGTAAGTTTTTTCGATAAAGAATCTTAAAGGTAAGTTGATAACAAGATCTCATGATTGTCATCTAAACCCAATATTTGGATCTCAGACCAAATCTGCCCATCAAAAAGTGGGATCCCCTAACTCTGTCAGAATTGAATGCTCGATCTTGGCATGACATAGTTGAAGATGGAGAGTTGGAGACCCCTTAATTGGAGAGCGCTCCTCCACTTTCTTGCAGAATTTTGAGAAACCTCTCTTTGTCCCGAGCTGAAATGGAGGTTGCCTTCCCTTGTGCTTGACATGAGAAGGGTAATGACGTTTTCAATGATGAGAAGTTTCATGATTTTCTCtaaatggaagaaaaaaaacaaatgaggaAAAAAGTAAATTCTCCTCAAGTTACTATGCGTGTCAAGCGATTCAAATTTGCTCTCCATAAAACTAATTGCAATGATATCACCATCTTATTAAAATATGACACGTTGTGTAGAAATTAACTATAGTTACCattatctttaaagaaaaaaaaaccatgggTATCATTAATTGTTGGTTCTCCTAGTCCTTGCTAGGGCTGGCCGTGGTACGGTTGCCGACGTTTTTGACATCAGCCGAATATCGACCGAAACTCTTCGGTTTCGCCAAATGTGTTGCCGTAGCCGTGCCGGAGCTTTCGGTTACCGCTTTCAACGGTTGGTTTTGGCCGGTATTTGAAAATTTCGATCGTCGGAATTTGGAGAACTGCTGAGATAAAATCCGGCGAAGGAGATGAGGATTGCAatatgaagaggaagaagaaacagaaagaaggaAGAGTACAGAGGTGGAAGaatagagaaaagaagaaaaatgatgagaaaatagaggaagaagaacaagaatatgagaAGAACAAAAGTcagaaatgagagagagagagagagagagagagagtgagtgcagaaagagaaaaaacagaggaggaagagactgagaaagaatgaagaagagagagaatcatTCAATCATACTTGTCTCGAAGTAGAAGACAAGAAagagtttttaattttctgttttctgttttctgatTCAagtatatttgtttatttatgcaCAACCATTAACAAGCAAGCTGGTGGCCTAGTGGTAAGTGGCTCGAGTTTGTAGCAAGAGTGGCCAAGGTTCGTTCCTTGGCAGGCGCAAGAGGGTAGTGTTTTTTGGAATTAAACCCAGAAATGTCTATCTCGGCTGGTTCGGTATCACCGAACCTATGCAATTGGTTGTACCACTACCGAGCCGAAAACGTTGCTCCGGTGCGGTACGGGCTCCGGCTACCACTTCCTTCGGCGCCGATGGAGGCTTTTCGGCAGGTCCGGCATTTTCAGCCACCCCTAGTTCCTTACCATTCATTTCCCattatcacttttttttttttttttgctggtaTCATTAAAGAATATGGAAGAAATGAAAGCAGAGGGTTTGAAACATGTCTCAGTCTCGTCGGCAAATTCAATCCTTACTCTCTCTTCAACCATCTCTAAGACTGCTCACAGCCCCAAACCTATATCCTTATCTTTTAAACACCACAACCCCTGCCCAAATTCTCCACCGTCGCAAACACATATCGATCTTCACCACCATCCTTGTCGGCGAATAGCTCTTGGAATCAGCCGTCGACTAACTTGACGCCGCCAGCGATATCCAAACCTTCAGTCTCCAACCTCACCAAATCAATAATAAGCACACTGATAGGACAGGGAAGCCGAAACTCTAAGGAGACCATCCTTGACTTTATCAACCGCGCAATTGCCGACAAACCCATTTTTCAGCTTCAAACTCAAAGAACTCGATGAATCTAACTGTGACTTCAACGAGATTGGATTTAatgatttgggttttttgggGTTTGGAAATATTGGGCGGATGATTGATGCTTTGAGATCCTTGCTACAGATTTTGCTCACTTGGGCCATTTTgccatctctctctccagaGAGTTCACTCATTTGCGTatctcttattaaaaaaaaaaaaccgcagAAGACAGGgctaaggaagaagaagatgacgagTGATGGAGATAAAAGGGcagtaaaataataataaaaaattgttaaattatttttcttttttaattaattaaattaattataGTTAGTCATAATTTATAACACATGGCAGAATCTTATTGAATAGTAATATCACCGCCTACCGCCTAGTGTTACTGATGGCAAATTTGGTTCCTGTGGCATGCACCTAACTCGTAAGACGTCAACTTTGAAGCTAAACCTGTTATTGATTGCCACTTAAgattttttcagaaaattttcaaatcttTCTTTGTTGgtaatctttcttttcttatttaccaaaaaaagaattgtaaaaaataaaataaataaaagataagcAAACAAGAGGTCATAACAAAGTTTCTCAAAAAGTTGGATAAGGGTAGGATAGGAAGTTCAAGGAATAAAAAGAACTAGAAGCAAGTAAAAGGTAATACATTTGGCAGCCTACCGTTTTTACTTTTCATGCGGTCATTTCCTCCCTTGAATCCCACGCTTCCCAGTTCTGCAGTTCCCGCTCAATCTTGCAGGATTGTTTTGCTGCTGATCGCCAAAAGGTAACTATTTAGCTAGCAGCCTTCTCTGTTTTTGGCTCTTATTCAGAAGTTAACGATAGTATATTTAATACTTAGTTGGGTAGTTAATTCTTCTGCGCTATGAATTTTTTGGTATGGAGTTTATGGTTTGGAGAGCAAAATCCCAAGAAGGATTATAATCTTTGGGGTTTTGTTCTTTCATGGTAGGTATTTGGTTTAATAATTGTGTGTGTTTTAGTAACAAGTTTATGTTTTGGGAAGTACGAACTGAAATCAGGAATTAGTTTCTTCTGGAGttctggggttttttttttttttttttgatggagACACTGTTAGCAATCTGTGGTCCTTATCTACTATCAATATCAGTGCTCAGATAAGATACAAACTTACTTGCACAAACTTTTGGAAAACCGAGCCTGTTAACCTGATTGAATTAAAATCTGAAAACAGGGTATCCGAACACACTCGTAGAATAAGCTACCAGGGCTTGAGCCATAGCATTGAGCCATTGATGTAATAAGTGAACTCAATTAGTTGTGAATTTTCACAACATCCTGCCATTTTGGCAAGTAATTGATTAAACAACCTTTCTTCATGGCACTTGTAGGATAAGGGCCGTAAACAGGTCTGGATATTTAGTACGTTTTGTGTAAATTCTTTAGTCGAAGTCATGTCCTGGGAGTTGTGTGTGCCTTCGTAGTTGGTCACTATTTTGGTGGTGGAGGGAATAACAcgatctctttcttctttactCAATCAAATGTTCTAATCATGCTGGATCTCAATTCTGGTTCTCTTGTCTTGTTTGTAAGGTTCTAGTAAATATAAAAGATTTTGTTCTCCTGCAGAAAGATTGATGGAACTATTTAATTTTGTAACTTTCGGCAGCTATGTGTTTAGATGTAAATTTTGCGATCGTGTCTGCAAAGTTGAACTTTCATAATCCCAAGAAACCTAACTAACAAGCCGCCTCTTGCAATCCAGGAACAAAACAAATGGCTCTATCAGAAGATGAAATCACGAGGCTTTACAGAATTCGAAGAACGGTGTTGGAAATGCTGAAAGATCGGGATTACTTAGTTACAGAAGCTGAGATCAACATGAcaaaagaacaattcaagaGCACATATGGAGAGAACATGAAAAGGGAAGATCTTGACATCAATAAAGAAAAGCGGAGTAACAGCTCTGATCAGGTAATTGACTAacacttctctctttctttgttctaGCGGCAGTTTTAATTGAATTGGCCTCTAAGTGTTGGTTCGTCTGTACCAGATATATGTCTTCTTCCCTAATGAGGCAAAGGTTGGGGTAAATACAATGAGGGACTACACCAAGCGCATGCAATCGCAGAATGTGTTCAGAGCAATCTTGGTGTCTCAAACAAAGCTGACTCCTTTTGCAAATAGATGTATAAGTGAGATGTCTACAAGGTTCCGCATGGAGGTTTTCCAGGTGAATTTCATTTGCTTACATTGTTGGAAGGACTAGTCATTTTGAAATCTCATGAATTTCATGACAGTCCACTAATTCTTCCATTACAAAACTAGTAGGTATTAAAATTTCAGTGTTCTTACTTGGGGAAGGCTTAATTCATGAGGTGTACAGATAGGGAAAAGGTCCTTCTAAGGATCGACATTTATGTCATGAAATGCATATTAGAGAATTGTCAATCTGATGAATAGGCATTACTAATGTTAGATTACTGAGAGGAGGAAATCACAATTCCAACTTGAAACCAGATCTCTCCTAGGTTCTAATATGTTCCCTGAAACTATGTCTCTCTTGTGGAGTTGAATTGCAGTATTTGATTTACTATTTCGGGGGTACATCTTCAACTTCAGCTTAAGGGGAAGATATATCTTGCttttttatttatctttcttttgtttgatacaACATCAGTTATTCTAATGCATTGTTCACAGACTAAAATGACATTACTGTTGTCTAAAATTTAGTCTATTGATTCAGGAGGAAGAACTGTTGGTGAATATTAGAGAGCATGTTCTAGTTCCTGCGCATCAGGTGCTTACAAATGAGGAAAAGAAGAGTTTGCTGCAGAGGTATACCGTGAAAGAAACACAGGTTGGTGCTGAATAGTGTTATTCTTAAATTACACATGCCATGATCTGTCATTAGATAGATGCACACTACATTGTGCTACAACTCTGCTTTTTTGTTTATCCTTTGGGTGAGTAATTCAACTTGGGAGTCATGCACTCATGCTTAATGTGTCTTTATACCCTCAACtatgcttttctctttctcaAGATTTGGAAGAAGATTTTTGCTTGTTTTTCATGAATCCTACTTTTCATTTTTATGCCAAATCAAATTGATCTCAGACTTACTagccctttttttctttttcatttttgggaTGGTGGGAGTTCAGCTTCCTCGGATGCAGGTGGTTGATCCAGTTGCAAGGCATTACGGGCTTTCACGTGGACAAGTTGTGAAGATAATCAGGCCAAGTGAGACTGCCGGAAGATACGTCACCTACCGTTATGTTGTGTAATTAATGCTTTTGTTGCGGGTTGAAATTTGAATTGCAAGTGTTATGTAGAAATGGGGCTCATATCTAAGTCTTGGTAGATTGGGAATTTAGGGACCTTTTATGATGTTTGAACTCATCTTTGTGATCCTCGGTAGTGCGTTTGGTTCTGAACTCCAGTAGATGTTGTAGCCTTCTAGGTATGGTTAAGTGAAGCTGATTCAGTGACTTCATCAGTTTTTTCCTTTCAGccctttttgttttcttttccaataATGATTTGAATTCATCTTTGGATTGGACTCAGCAAGAGATGTCTTGATTTAgttctattttattttggtgACTAACTACGGAAAATTTGAAGATTCTTGTATGTTGTTGTACATGAAAAGATTGAAGGCCAACCATGAGAATTCTAttataattataaaaaataaaaataaaaccatGAGAATTCTATTTCTTCTTCCCTGTTTGCTGAATACTCCTCCCATATTTTTTCCTAAAATTTTCAAACCTCATTCACTTTTACAAAACACTCCCATGACTCGCCATCTCTGGTTTGAGTCACCTTTGAGCTTAGGCTGAGACGCTGAGTCATTCTATGGGTGGCTGAGCCACCATCCAACGCGGGGAACACGCTACCAACCACCACTTTGTAGTCATTTgccttttatttgttcaaatttggGCATAAAGTGGTGTCATGAGGTGAATAGCCCACGATTTGAATAGATTTTTTCTATAACAAAAGGTCTTTGATCAGAGGTAAACACGATTTCAATAAATGGATGTGTAAAAGTCTAAAAGTATATTCATAAAGGGAAAGATTCTGATTTGAACCTTGAAGGACTTGTTTCATCTACCTACTATTTTGAGTTCACACCATTTTATCTTATAGCGAATAAGACTTACGCCTAGTGACAAAAATAACCACGAAAAAGAGGCCTGAAACGCAATGTCGAGATACGTTACAATGGGTTAGTATGGACACGAAATTGATCCCCCATAACATAAATTATAGTCCGGTACGAGATTATACAATTTTTTTATGTGTTAGaacgtcttttttttttttttttttgcaagtaATATCACTTGTACTGAAATAGTAACTATCTTATGGTTATACTGCAATGAAataattttatagtttttataTTAACctaataatttttccttttgtGTTGGATGGTGTTCTATATTAATATATTACCACTCTATAAaaatcatttaaaatcatcttTTGAGCGAATCAAAAGAAGTCACTTAAGCCACCATAAAAAAACATCCCATCTCAAATACCCACCCTTTAGAACACAAAATTAACCCAATTTCTGCTCTTCAATCTTCTATAACCAAAAATTCTGCTCTTCATTGGGAGTGAAAGAATCCGACACTTAATTTTcctttgattattattatttttttgattaAATCAGATATTAACTTAGAATAATATAATCAGAGCACGTGAGTGATGATAGAGTCCATCACGTGACCTCCTTCCTCACCTTACATCACGCACCCTTTTGTCTCTTTTCACAGATTCACTTGCAGCTAAAACTCACTCAGTCAcactcacctctctctctctctctgaagctCCAACAGTACAAGACTGCAACACTCCCTATCAACTCCGTTGTCGTTTCgtctcttcctttcttctatGTAAGCCTGCCTACCTGCTAGCTGACTCAATTTCAACACCACTGAAACAATGGGTTGCTTTCACTCCAAAACCGCCCACCTCCACTCCCCCGACGACCCGTCTCCTGTCCCCGAAGCTCAGAAACCCGACCCGGGTACCGCTCTTCATCTTGTTtccttgtaattttctattttcccCGCATTGGGTTTTCGCTGATTTGGGTTTGAGGGGCTGATGGGTTTTTTTGATTTTGAAGCTGATGGGGATCAAGCTGAGGTTGGGGACCAAGTGCCGGCGTTCAAAGAGTACAGTCTGAACGAGCTGCGGAAGGCGACGAATGGGTTCAGCTCTGAATTTATAGTTTCTGAGAGCGGCGAAAAAGCCCCAAATGTAGTTTACAAGGGGAAGCTTGAAAGCAATCGCCTTGTTGCTGTAAAACGCTTCTCCAAGCAGTCTTGGCCGGACGCCCAGCAGTTTGTGGTGAGCGCCAGACCATAttcttttacccttttttttatttgcgaGGAAATTATAAAAAAGGGAAAGTGGTTACTATaactaaaaagaaaatttttgattttgctaGGAAATTATGAAAAGGGAAAGTAGTTATAGGAACCAAAAAGGAGAGTTTTAATTTTTAGGTACCAATAAAGATTAGTACTTTTGATTAGAATAAAGATAGAATGATTAGTACTTTTGTACAGAGACCATTCAATGTTTCTATTCCTTTTTGGGTTTTCGTTTGATCTGGTAATGATGGAGGAATGAGCAAGAATTAAAGCAAAGTCCTGGGTGTTGGATTTTTGAGCAGTTTCGTAGCACatttgatttttcctttatttctCGTATCGAAAAACGAATGTGGGTTTATGGTAATATTGGATAGTTTGGCATTGAGTCTGATGTTGAGGCCTATGATTGGGCAGGCTGAGGCTGCGGGAGTGGGGAAGTTGAGGCACAAGAGATTAGTGAATCTGATTGGTTGCTGTGCCGAGGGAGATGAACGCCTCTTGGTGGCTCAGTACATGTCCAATGATACTCTTTCCAAGCATCTCTTCCATTGTACTGCCACTCTATCTCTTGCTGTTTCTAATTATTTTCAGTGCATACCATAGATTTTGCTACACTTTTGTGGCTTACAAAACTTTGCAATATCGTCTTTTTGCTTTTGGCTTTTCTTTTCCCACACTTTATGTGCCCCAGCAGGGTAAAacctttccttctttttctttttctttttgcttttaCCCAACACTTTTTGTGCACCCATAAGATAAAACTCCTCTTTTGAAAGAAATGTAATAGGTAGAAGCTTCTGaagatttcataattttaaATCCCCAAAAGCAAAGCTTATAAGGGACATACCCAAACTTAGTTTATTTGACTACACTGTTTACCTTGTCAAAATTTTTGTTTATGCTTCCAATGTTATTTATTGATTGATACTTACATATATAGCACTTTTTAGTGATCAGTACTAGTTGGTATGCTGCAAATACCCCTGCTCATGCTATTATGGTTTCTTCTCATAATGGCTTCTTATGGTTTCTTCTAGGGGATAAGCAGCCATTGCCATGGGAAATGCGTGTTAGAGTTGCATATTATATTGCACAGGCACTTGATCATTGTAATACAGAAAACCGGAAGATCTATCATGATTTGAATGCATATAGAGTTCTATTTGACGAGGTATGCTTATGAATTTGTAATGAAGAATCTAGCAATTTTGTTCATTGGATTATGAATGTCATTCCTATGCCTTCATATTATTCCAATTTGATGCACTGGACTCTACGTTTTGCATGCCAGTATTCGTTTTACTTATCCGTGTCTGCGGTTGAGCTGCACATTTGTTTATCACTCATCTTGGTAGACTTAATTACGTTGCTTGCTACTGTGTAAAATATAGTTTGCACCATCAACTAGTGAAGTCTCCATATTCCAGAAGCACTCGCACCAAAGGACTATTGTACCTATGTAACCACATTTTCTTGTGCTTTTTCATTCACGTATGTTAGCATTATGTGGTGTACCATGACAAGGTGCCTCAGCACTTGTATTCTTTATAAACTGCACTAAGAAGTTTGGAAGGATCCAAAAGCAAAGGGAATTCTTGATGCATATAtaagaaaaagacaaaatatAACCATGCCTTTTCAAACTATTCAAATTGTGATGAATTAGTTGTTTTTGGCCATTGTCTGCTCATTTTCCCATTTCTATTGAAGGAGATGCAGGGTAAATTTTTTCCTCAAACTTGACCTCTGATACAGTTACTGTTCGTGTTCTTTGTTATTTCTACCTTAAACATCTTTCTATTGCATGCAACCATAGACTATCACCGAAATGGATGAGTGCCAGTTTTTTCCTTTGTGTAAACATGCACTTTAATATCATTGTAGTGAAAATTTCAATGTTAAACGTACCTAGCTCATCCTAGATTATTACTGACTTACGAATTTGTGTCAGGATGGTGACCCTCGCTTGTCTAGTTTTGGCCTTATGAAAAATAGTCGAGATGGAAAAAGCTACAGTACTAATTTAGCTTACACTCCACCTGAGTTTCTACGGACAGGTAATTTAATGTCGTTACAGAGGACAGAAAAATGTTTATAGAGCACAAATCACAAGATTCTGATGAAGGTCAAAGTACATGATTATAAATTTGTAattgaaatattaaaaacaaCAAGAG contains these protein-coding regions:
- the LOC112180386 gene encoding DNA-directed RNA polymerases II and IV subunit 5A, with the translated sequence MALSEDEITRLYRIRRTVLEMLKDRDYLVTEAEINMTKEQFKSTYGENMKREDLDINKEKRSNSSDQIYVFFPNEAKVGVNTMRDYTKRMQSQNVFRAILVSQTKLTPFANRCISEMSTRFRMEVFQEEELLVNIREHVLVPAHQVLTNEEKKSLLQRYTVKETQLPRMQVVDPVARHYGLSRGQVVKIIRPSETAGRYVTYRYVV